The following are from one region of the Actinoplanes sp. L3-i22 genome:
- a CDS encoding SseB family protein translates to MAQSYAWGEVDVSEWEPVTDPEVAMRDALRTDDQESYFRILAGVDLLLPVSADALAGLAPLGWGTWSTGGRTHVLAFTSQEALRSCLSDYTGSSRRVPYAELANTWPNLEWWLAVNPGLPIEGYLPAWFVAQLARGDLRLPTRGPGREVHGTSKIQEIGAAALAAKRAGDGPGGPTYDASAPAAAAAYPAGAPGGPGALGSGPGGPGGGPRVPQPGVPQPGGVQPGSSPAGLPRRGMQQPGPAQPVPAAAQFGAGGASGASQFGPAAASGSSQFGPGGSPFGPGSSPSSPSGGPSSPGGGLSSPGGGLSSPGAQPGGLAGSNPGGLPVRPAGLPTRQTTPSGLPVRTPAAADPAGQPGANAPGAAGMPAPGAPAPGRPGAEQVPAAYQAPTIPRDFPGTPGAPAASPSSSGLPTRSAGSSGMATPGWNSDAVPFGPENDPRGPLQDLSAPLPVRTPMANTPPIPEHVKPYDPAEAQVDPSWAAIGSGRGPNIGAPGGGPAALSAPTNSPANPGAPAGFGAPSGPGSQASAGLGSPGNAGLGSPASAGLGAPASANPAINPPPVRGGTDLPRRQPGQAAGPSQTTSFSGFTNSRTMPGSTPAPSFPQGPASPQAAAAQSTPASGIPASGAPASGAPAPGAAAPAAPASSGGPANGLPRRQVTPPSERPSSMAAAAQALTGGHTPAPDPSLAQRDPSADRFGPSGPPPALPRSDFGPAGADRSAPPASGGRPGLLPPVIPGAPGADRGPGYGALGGPTPGAPASGAPASPGYGQGSVAPGSPGYGPGSGAPAYGGPASASGFGPGSGPAASGFGPAGNPGTGASSGYPGSPSSFGHSPEGRPVSAPTGLGRPVSGAAAPGSPISGAGAPGIPTSGAAAPGSGAPGSPASPYAASGSPASAYAAPGSPASGYAAPGSPASGYGSPAGTTDAYGPGGAPSAYAPASSYSAPAVPAPGPAFGMPPQGSPASAYANQAHVTQIIQLPSAGSTTPTSGSSGLGVAGSSTGGGQDQGGHENFLPANEAERELQDAADAGNTDVFLSTLLLANVLVPVAHHSRPGSAPGESGFAFQPEEVEGEKFLIVFTSKDRLSEHYGEPTRTVGVRFYELIRNWPDPHWSFAVNPGTPVGAKYPGTQIIALANWATEAGLGADPIEGPTAEEAAAVVPAPEPVNDEAQHATVMQKTIAADQVDYYLDRGYDRVAGFVHRASEVEHLRTPSELFGALGLSYDSAPFQQDAKEAFVLRWPAFRPSLYRIPYGGQNEQALRAMDGWVIERPPFRGNGFAPGEGRDVIAEFKVDSVRLPHGAQLWRVDADANERMVAIFDADGPLWRRVGEQ, encoded by the coding sequence ATGGCTCAGTCGTACGCGTGGGGAGAGGTGGACGTGTCCGAGTGGGAGCCGGTTACGGACCCTGAGGTCGCGATGCGCGACGCGTTGCGCACCGACGACCAGGAGTCCTATTTCCGCATCCTCGCCGGTGTCGACCTCCTGCTGCCGGTTTCGGCCGATGCGCTGGCCGGTCTGGCACCGCTGGGCTGGGGCACCTGGAGCACCGGTGGGCGCACGCATGTGCTCGCGTTCACCTCCCAGGAGGCATTGCGCTCCTGTCTTTCCGACTACACCGGCTCGTCGCGCCGGGTTCCGTATGCGGAGCTCGCCAACACCTGGCCGAACCTGGAGTGGTGGCTGGCGGTCAACCCCGGCCTGCCGATCGAGGGGTACCTGCCGGCCTGGTTCGTCGCCCAGTTGGCGCGCGGCGACCTGCGACTTCCGACCCGTGGTCCGGGTCGTGAGGTGCACGGCACCTCCAAGATCCAGGAGATCGGTGCGGCGGCGCTCGCCGCCAAGCGGGCCGGTGACGGCCCCGGCGGCCCGACCTATGACGCTTCGGCCCCGGCGGCCGCGGCTGCCTACCCCGCGGGTGCGCCCGGTGGCCCGGGTGCGCTCGGGTCCGGTCCGGGTGGTCCCGGTGGCGGGCCGCGCGTGCCGCAGCCGGGCGTCCCTCAACCGGGTGGTGTTCAGCCCGGCTCGAGCCCGGCCGGTCTCCCGCGGCGTGGCATGCAGCAGCCCGGTCCGGCCCAGCCGGTTCCGGCCGCCGCGCAGTTCGGCGCGGGGGGCGCTTCCGGCGCCTCTCAGTTCGGTCCGGCCGCCGCATCCGGTTCATCCCAGTTCGGTCCGGGCGGATCGCCGTTCGGTCCGGGCAGTTCCCCCTCCTCGCCGAGCGGCGGCCCGTCCTCGCCCGGTGGTGGCCTGTCCTCGCCCGGTGGTGGCCTGTCCTCGCCGGGTGCTCAGCCGGGCGGCCTCGCCGGGAGCAATCCTGGTGGCCTTCCGGTCCGACCGGCCGGCCTGCCGACCCGCCAGACCACGCCGTCCGGGCTGCCGGTGCGGACCCCGGCCGCGGCCGACCCGGCCGGTCAACCGGGCGCGAACGCGCCGGGTGCCGCCGGTATGCCGGCTCCGGGCGCTCCCGCACCCGGTCGTCCGGGGGCGGAGCAGGTTCCGGCGGCCTATCAGGCGCCGACCATCCCGCGCGACTTCCCGGGCACGCCCGGCGCCCCGGCCGCTTCGCCGTCGTCCTCGGGGCTGCCCACGCGCAGCGCGGGGTCCAGCGGCATGGCGACCCCCGGCTGGAACTCGGACGCGGTGCCCTTCGGGCCGGAGAACGACCCTCGCGGGCCGCTCCAGGACCTGAGCGCGCCGCTCCCGGTGCGTACCCCGATGGCGAACACGCCGCCGATCCCCGAGCACGTCAAGCCGTATGACCCGGCCGAGGCCCAGGTCGACCCGAGCTGGGCGGCGATCGGCAGCGGCCGTGGTCCGAACATCGGCGCACCGGGCGGTGGTCCCGCGGCACTCAGCGCTCCGACGAATTCTCCGGCGAACCCGGGGGCTCCTGCCGGTTTCGGGGCTCCCAGCGGCCCGGGGTCTCAAGCGAGCGCCGGCCTGGGGTCTCCGGGGAACGCCGGCCTGGGGTCTCCGGCGAGTGCCGGCCTGGGCGCCCCGGCGAGTGCCAACCCGGCGATCAACCCGCCGCCCGTTCGTGGCGGCACCGACCTGCCGCGACGTCAGCCCGGCCAGGCCGCCGGCCCGAGCCAGACGACGTCGTTCTCCGGGTTCACCAACTCCCGGACCATGCCGGGTTCCACCCCGGCGCCGAGCTTCCCGCAGGGCCCCGCGTCGCCGCAGGCCGCGGCCGCGCAGAGCACTCCGGCCTCGGGCATTCCGGCCTCGGGCGCTCCGGCCTCGGGCGCTCCGGCTCCGGGTGCAGCGGCTCCGGCCGCGCCGGCTTCGTCCGGTGGCCCGGCCAACGGGCTGCCCCGCCGTCAGGTGACCCCGCCCTCGGAGCGGCCGTCCTCGATGGCGGCCGCGGCGCAGGCGCTCACCGGTGGGCACACCCCGGCTCCGGATCCGAGCCTTGCCCAGCGCGACCCGTCGGCCGACCGGTTCGGCCCGTCCGGGCCGCCTCCGGCGCTGCCGCGCTCCGACTTCGGCCCGGCCGGGGCTGACCGGTCGGCTCCGCCCGCATCGGGTGGCCGTCCCGGCCTGCTCCCGCCGGTCATTCCGGGCGCTCCCGGCGCTGATCGGGGCCCGGGATACGGCGCGCTCGGCGGCCCGACACCCGGCGCTCCGGCGTCCGGCGCGCCCGCCTCGCCGGGCTATGGCCAGGGCTCCGTCGCGCCCGGCTCGCCGGGTTACGGCCCGGGCTCCGGCGCGCCCGCTTACGGCGGCCCGGCCTCGGCATCCGGTTTCGGCCCCGGTTCGGGTCCCGCCGCGTCCGGTTTCGGCCCGGCGGGCAACCCCGGGACGGGCGCCTCGTCCGGCTATCCCGGTTCGCCGAGCAGTTTCGGCCACTCGCCGGAGGGCCGTCCGGTCTCGGCACCGACCGGCCTGGGTCGCCCGGTCTCCGGAGCCGCTGCTCCCGGCAGCCCGATCTCGGGCGCGGGCGCTCCGGGCATCCCCACTTCCGGGGCAGCCGCCCCGGGCAGCGGCGCTCCCGGCAGCCCGGCTTCGCCCTATGCCGCTTCTGGCAGCCCCGCCTCGGCCTACGCGGCTCCGGGCAGCCCGGCCTCGGGGTATGCCGCTCCCGGCAGCCCGGCGTCCGGCTACGGCTCGCCCGCGGGTACGACCGACGCCTACGGTCCGGGCGGCGCGCCGTCCGCGTACGCTCCGGCCTCCTCCTACAGCGCCCCCGCCGTGCCCGCGCCCGGTCCCGCCTTCGGCATGCCGCCGCAGGGCAGCCCGGCCTCGGCGTATGCGAACCAGGCGCATGTGACGCAGATCATCCAGCTGCCGTCGGCCGGCTCGACCACGCCGACGTCCGGTTCGTCCGGGCTGGGGGTCGCCGGCTCCTCGACCGGCGGTGGCCAGGATCAGGGCGGTCACGAGAACTTCCTGCCGGCCAACGAGGCCGAGCGCGAGTTGCAGGACGCCGCCGACGCCGGGAACACCGACGTCTTCCTCTCCACGCTGCTCCTGGCGAACGTGCTGGTCCCCGTGGCCCACCACTCGCGGCCGGGCAGCGCGCCGGGCGAGTCCGGCTTCGCCTTCCAGCCGGAAGAGGTCGAGGGTGAGAAGTTCCTGATCGTCTTCACCAGCAAGGACCGGCTCTCCGAGCACTACGGCGAGCCGACCCGCACGGTGGGCGTCCGGTTCTACGAGCTGATCCGCAACTGGCCCGACCCGCACTGGTCGTTCGCGGTCAACCCGGGCACCCCGGTCGGCGCGAAGTACCCGGGGACCCAGATCATCGCCCTGGCGAACTGGGCCACCGAGGCCGGTCTCGGCGCGGACCCGATCGAGGGCCCGACCGCCGAGGAAGCGGCCGCGGTCGTCCCGGCTCCGGAGCCGGTCAACGACGAGGCGCAGCACGCCACGGTGATGCAGAAGACGATCGCCGCCGACCAGGTCGACTACTACCTGGACCGGGGCTACGACCGGGTGGCCGGGTTCGTGCACCGGGCGTCCGAGGTCGAGCACCTGCGGACGCCGTCGGAGCTGTTCGGCGCGCTCGGGCTCAGCTACGACAGCGCGCCGTTCCAGCAGGACGCCAAGGAGGCGTTCGTGCTGCGCTGGCCGGCGTTCCGGCCCAGTCTCTATCGGATCCCGTACGGCGGGCAGAACGAGCAGGCGCTGCGCGCGATGGACGGCTGGGTGATCGAGCGTCCGCCGTTCCGCGGCAACGGCTTCGCCCCGGGCGAGGGTCGCGACGTCATCGCCGAGTTCAAGGTGGACAGTGTGCGGCTGCCGCACGGTGCGCAGCTGTGGCGCGTCGACGCGGACGCCAACGAGCGCATGGTGGCGATCTTCGACGCGGACGGGCCGCTCTGGCGCCGGGTGGGTGAGCAGTGA
- a CDS encoding immune inhibitor A domain-containing protein, with protein MGLLGAAMVTTVGAMAPTMAFAAPPADPAPVAQTGDSVPVDDLPNPLEEKRRALREEAVSQIVSGKSKVETRNGSQVVNLGKTYGNGGFGHPGKNQYVELARQKTDKIFVILTEFGNERHPSYPDKDTTTAYAGPSTFEGPLHNAIPQPDRKTDNSTVWQQNYSADYYRNLYFGTGKNTESVKTYFETQSSGRYSVDGEVSDWVKVKYNEARYGRSNDNPTDANGDDPAVCAASNCTNVWALVKDAVTQWYADQIAAGKTPAEVKADLATYDQYDRYDFDGDGNFNEPDGYLDHFQIVHAGGDQADGDPQQGEDAVWSHRWYAYSSDQGVTGPAGNLLGGAQVGDTGLWVGDYTIQPENGGLSVFVHEYTHDLGLPDDYDTSGGGDNSNEYWTLMAQSRLGAKNDQAIGTHPGDLGAWNKLQLGWLNYEPVKAGQKKIVKLGPQEYNTDKKQALVVNLPDKKVTTDLGAPYAGTKQYFSGNADDLNVSLSKPIDLTGKTTASVSLAGRYAIEEDYDYLYAEASTDGGANWTKLDGTVGGDPFQKDGSGAPAITGSSANAWKPIEVPLDAYAGKSIQFRLHYVTDGGVSEGGFFGDDLTVTADGATVSTDGAEATPTWTAAGFTVVGSTSTSDFPNYYIAGYRSYTSYDKYLETGPYNFGWAADKPDWVEHYNYQTGLLISYWDTSQADNNTNVHPGSGLNLVIDAHPKPFNNPTGVPWRSRVQVYDAPFGLLPTDGMTLHLNGATSVVKPLWGNPVFNDKDKYYYDELPNQGVKLPAVGVKIAVLGQLGTSMTVATY; from the coding sequence CCGGCGGATCCGGCTCCGGTGGCACAGACCGGGGACAGCGTCCCGGTCGATGATCTGCCAAATCCGCTTGAGGAGAAGCGTCGCGCGCTGCGCGAAGAAGCCGTCTCCCAGATCGTCAGCGGCAAGTCCAAGGTGGAGACCCGGAACGGTAGCCAGGTCGTCAATCTGGGCAAGACCTATGGCAACGGCGGCTTCGGTCATCCCGGCAAGAACCAGTACGTCGAGCTGGCCCGGCAGAAGACCGACAAGATCTTCGTGATCCTCACGGAGTTCGGCAACGAGCGTCACCCGTCGTATCCGGACAAGGACACGACGACGGCGTACGCCGGCCCCTCGACGTTCGAGGGCCCGCTGCACAACGCCATCCCCCAGCCCGACCGCAAGACCGACAACTCGACGGTCTGGCAGCAGAACTACTCCGCCGACTACTACCGGAACCTGTACTTCGGCACCGGTAAGAACACCGAGTCGGTCAAGACCTACTTCGAGACCCAGTCGTCCGGCCGGTACAGCGTCGACGGCGAGGTCAGTGACTGGGTCAAGGTCAAGTACAACGAGGCCCGGTACGGCCGGTCCAACGACAACCCGACCGACGCCAACGGCGACGACCCGGCCGTGTGCGCCGCCAGCAACTGCACGAACGTGTGGGCGCTGGTCAAGGACGCGGTGACCCAGTGGTACGCCGACCAGATCGCGGCGGGCAAGACGCCGGCCGAGGTCAAGGCGGACCTGGCGACGTACGACCAGTACGACCGCTACGACTTCGACGGCGACGGCAACTTCAACGAGCCCGACGGGTACCTGGACCACTTCCAGATCGTCCACGCCGGCGGCGACCAGGCCGACGGTGACCCGCAGCAGGGTGAGGACGCCGTCTGGAGCCACCGCTGGTACGCGTACTCCTCCGACCAGGGAGTCACCGGCCCGGCCGGCAACCTGCTCGGCGGCGCCCAGGTCGGTGACACCGGCCTCTGGGTCGGCGACTACACGATCCAGCCGGAGAACGGCGGCCTGAGCGTCTTCGTCCACGAGTACACCCACGACCTGGGCCTCCCGGACGACTACGACACCAGTGGCGGCGGCGACAACAGCAACGAGTACTGGACGCTGATGGCGCAGAGCCGGCTCGGCGCCAAGAACGACCAGGCGATCGGCACGCACCCGGGTGACCTGGGCGCGTGGAACAAGCTGCAGCTCGGCTGGCTCAACTACGAGCCGGTGAAGGCGGGCCAGAAGAAGATCGTCAAGCTCGGCCCGCAGGAGTACAACACCGACAAGAAGCAGGCCCTGGTCGTCAACCTTCCGGACAAGAAGGTCACCACCGATCTGGGTGCGCCGTACGCCGGGACCAAGCAGTACTTCTCCGGCAACGCGGACGACCTGAACGTGTCGCTGTCCAAGCCGATCGACCTGACCGGGAAGACCACCGCGAGCGTCTCGCTCGCCGGCCGGTACGCGATCGAGGAGGACTACGACTACCTGTACGCCGAGGCCTCCACCGACGGCGGCGCCAACTGGACCAAGCTCGACGGTACGGTCGGCGGCGACCCCTTCCAGAAGGACGGCAGCGGCGCACCGGCGATCACCGGCTCCTCGGCCAACGCCTGGAAGCCGATCGAGGTGCCGCTGGACGCGTACGCGGGCAAGAGCATCCAGTTCCGCCTGCACTACGTGACCGACGGTGGCGTCTCCGAGGGCGGCTTCTTCGGCGACGACCTGACGGTCACCGCGGACGGCGCGACCGTCTCCACGGACGGTGCCGAGGCGACCCCGACCTGGACCGCGGCCGGTTTCACCGTGGTCGGCTCGACCAGCACGAGCGACTTCCCGAACTACTACATCGCGGGCTACCGGAGCTACACCTCGTACGACAAGTACCTGGAGACCGGCCCGTACAACTTCGGGTGGGCGGCCGACAAGCCGGACTGGGTGGAGCACTACAACTACCAGACCGGTCTGCTGATCTCGTACTGGGACACCTCGCAGGCGGACAACAACACGAACGTGCACCCGGGGTCGGGCCTCAACCTGGTCATCGACGCGCACCCGAAGCCGTTCAACAACCCGACCGGCGTTCCGTGGCGGTCCCGGGTCCAGGTCTACGACGCTCCGTTCGGGCTGCTCCCGACGGACGGCATGACCCTGCACCTGAACGGCGCGACCTCCGTGGTCAAGCCGCTCTGGGGCAACCCGGTCTTCAACGACAAGGACAAGTACTACTACGACGAGCTGCCGAACCAGGGCGTCAAGCTCCCGGCCGTCGGCGTCAAGATCGCGGTGCTGGGCCAGCTCGGCACCTCGATGACGGTGGCGACCTACTGA
- a CDS encoding alpha/beta fold hydrolase — MDESVLMEEGPWSHRFVGANGSRFHVVEMGTGPLVLFLHGFPEFWWAWHDVMTQVADAGFRAAAIDLRGYGLSDKPPRGYDGYTMAADVTGLIRALGERSATIVGAGAGGMIGWAAAAFHPKMVNRLVVLGAAHPLRLRAALFADPRGQFAASATILKFQAPRYEHVLTRDDAALVGELMAHWSSPAWAATPEFADYSYRCRQAMQIPQASFCALEAYRWVARSALRLQGYRFVKLMQQPLGMPTLQLHGSLDTAILPRTAQGSGRYVTAPYEWRLLPGAGHFIHQEAPDFVTGEIIRWLKTPA, encoded by the coding sequence ATGGACGAGTCGGTGCTGATGGAGGAAGGGCCGTGGTCGCACCGCTTCGTCGGCGCCAACGGCAGCCGGTTCCACGTCGTGGAGATGGGCACCGGGCCACTCGTTCTGTTCCTGCACGGCTTCCCGGAATTCTGGTGGGCCTGGCACGACGTGATGACCCAGGTCGCCGACGCGGGCTTCCGCGCCGCCGCCATCGACCTGCGCGGTTACGGCCTGAGCGACAAACCCCCGCGAGGGTACGACGGGTACACCATGGCCGCCGACGTGACCGGCCTGATCCGTGCCCTCGGTGAGCGTTCCGCGACGATCGTCGGTGCCGGGGCCGGCGGCATGATCGGCTGGGCCGCCGCAGCGTTCCATCCCAAAATGGTCAATCGCCTGGTGGTGCTCGGCGCGGCCCACCCGCTGCGGTTGCGGGCCGCGCTCTTCGCCGACCCTCGCGGGCAATTCGCGGCTTCCGCGACCATTCTCAAATTCCAGGCCCCACGGTACGAACATGTGCTGACCCGGGACGACGCGGCGCTCGTCGGCGAGCTCATGGCGCATTGGAGCAGCCCGGCGTGGGCGGCCACCCCGGAGTTCGCCGACTACTCGTACCGGTGCCGGCAGGCGATGCAGATCCCGCAGGCGTCGTTCTGCGCCCTGGAGGCGTACCGGTGGGTGGCGCGCAGCGCGCTGCGGCTCCAGGGGTACCGGTTCGTGAAGCTGATGCAGCAGCCGCTCGGCATGCCGACACTGCAACTGCACGGGTCGCTGGACACCGCGATCCTGCCTCGCACGGCGCAGGGGTCGGGGCGGTATGTGACCGCGCCGTACGAGTGGCGGCTGTTGCCCGGCGCCGGGCACTTCATCCACCAGGAGGCGCCGGACTTCGTCACCGGCGAGATCATCCGCTGGTTGAAGACGCCCGCCTGA